In one Streptomyces sp. NBC_01241 genomic region, the following are encoded:
- a CDS encoding MarP family serine protease codes for MNVLDILLLAGAVWFAVIGYRQGFVVGILSVIGFLGGGLVAVYLLPVLWDQLTNGSEVSSTAAVVAVIIVIVCASVGQAFTTHLGNKLRRYITWSPARALDATGGALVNVVAMLLVAWLIGSALAGTSLPTLGKEVRSSSVLLGISRVMPTQASTWFTDFSSVLAQNGFPQVFSPFADEPITEVRAPDPALVGSPVAARAKESIVKVVGTAPSCGKVLEGTGFVFSDRRVMTNAHVVGGVDEPTVQIGGQGRLYDAKVVLYDWQRDIAVLDVPDLDAKPLKFTDTDHDARTGNSAIVAGFPENGSYDVRAARVRGRIDADGPDIYHRGTVRRDVYSLFATVRQGNSGGPLLTPDGKVYGVVFAKSRDDPDTGYALTADEIRQDIAHGRSANQQVDSQACAL; via the coding sequence GTGAACGTGCTGGACATCCTGCTGCTGGCCGGCGCCGTGTGGTTCGCGGTCATCGGCTATCGCCAGGGGTTCGTCGTCGGCATCCTGTCGGTGATCGGGTTCCTGGGCGGCGGTCTCGTCGCCGTCTATCTGCTGCCGGTCCTGTGGGACCAGCTGACGAACGGTTCCGAGGTCTCATCGACGGCAGCCGTCGTCGCCGTCATCATCGTGATCGTCTGCGCCTCGGTGGGGCAGGCATTTACTACCCACCTGGGAAACAAGCTCCGCAGGTACATCACGTGGTCGCCCGCACGCGCCCTCGATGCCACCGGCGGCGCCCTGGTCAACGTGGTCGCGATGCTGCTGGTCGCGTGGTTGATCGGCTCGGCACTGGCCGGTACCTCACTGCCGACGCTCGGCAAGGAGGTCCGTAGCTCCTCGGTCCTGCTCGGCATTTCCCGCGTGATGCCCACCCAGGCCTCCACCTGGTTCACGGACTTCTCCTCGGTCCTCGCGCAAAACGGCTTCCCGCAGGTCTTCAGCCCCTTCGCCGACGAGCCGATCACCGAGGTCAGGGCCCCGGACCCGGCGCTGGTCGGCAGCCCCGTCGCGGCCCGCGCCAAGGAGTCCATCGTCAAGGTCGTCGGTACGGCCCCGAGCTGCGGCAAGGTCCTCGAAGGCACCGGCTTCGTCTTCTCCGACCGCCGGGTGATGACCAACGCCCATGTCGTCGGCGGCGTCGACGAGCCGACCGTCCAGATCGGCGGCCAGGGACGGCTGTACGACGCGAAGGTCGTCCTCTACGACTGGCAGCGCGACATCGCCGTCCTCGACGTCCCGGACCTCGACGCGAAGCCGCTGAAGTTCACCGACACCGATCACGACGCCCGGACCGGGAACAGCGCCATCGTCGCGGGCTTCCCGGAGAACGGTTCGTACGACGTACGCGCCGCGCGCGTCCGGGGCCGTATCGACGCCGACGGCCCGGACATTTACCACCGGGGCACCGTCCGCCGCGATGTGTACTCGCTCTTCGCGACGGTCCGTCAGGGCAACTCGGGCGGACCGCTGCTGACCCCCGACGGCAAGGTGTACGGGGTCGTCTTCGCGAAGTCGCGCGACGACCCGGATACCGGGTACGCGCTGACGGCCGACGAGATCCGCCAGGACATCGCGCACGGCCGCTCCGCCAACCAGCAGGTCGACAGCCAGGCGTGCGCGCTCTAG
- a CDS encoding ArsA family ATPase, with product MRRDADTAEATATDTHEAATAATDTATAADPAPVPAPAPAPALDTDALLDDPGIRIVVCCGSGGVGKTTTAAALGVRAAERGRKVVVLTIDPARRLAQSMGIDSLDNIPRQVPGITGDGAGELHAMMLDMKRTFDEIVEAHADGERARAILENPFYQSLSAGFAGTQEYMAMEKLGQLRARNEWDLIIVDTPPSRSALDFLDAPKRLGSFLDGKFIKLLMAPAKMGGRAGMKFLNVGMSMMTGTLGKLLGGQFLRDVQTFVAAMDTMFGGFRTRADATYKLLQAPGTAFLVVATPEWDALREAAYFVERLAAEEMPLAGLVLNRVHDSGAARLSAERALAAAENLDGVGIVDQLSGKAGLGDPAEWSVAPPKTDGTPNTAPAALPDHSEHEAEHKDTEDREPDPDTDPGTDQGSDPAEDPVEDPEAASVEQLTAGLLRLHAERMQVVAREQRTRDRFTALHPEVAVTEVAALPGDVHDLAGLRAIGDRLATGSAPAGAA from the coding sequence ATGAGACGGGATGCGGACACGGCCGAAGCCACCGCCACGGACACGCACGAGGCCGCGACCGCAGCCACGGACACGGCCACCGCAGCCGACCCCGCACCCGTACCCGCACCCGCACCCGCACCCGCGCTGGACACCGACGCGCTGCTCGACGACCCCGGTATCCGGATCGTCGTGTGCTGCGGTTCGGGCGGAGTCGGCAAGACCACGACCGCCGCGGCGCTGGGCGTACGGGCGGCCGAGCGCGGTCGTAAGGTCGTCGTCCTGACCATCGACCCGGCCCGCAGGCTCGCCCAGTCCATGGGTATCGACTCGCTGGACAACATCCCGCGCCAGGTGCCGGGCATCACGGGCGACGGCGCCGGGGAACTGCACGCGATGATGCTCGACATGAAGCGGACCTTCGACGAGATCGTCGAAGCACACGCGGACGGCGAGCGGGCCCGCGCGATCCTGGAGAACCCCTTCTACCAGTCCCTGTCGGCCGGTTTCGCGGGCACGCAGGAGTACATGGCGATGGAGAAGCTCGGCCAGCTGCGCGCGCGCAACGAGTGGGACCTGATCATCGTGGACACCCCGCCTTCGCGTTCCGCACTGGACTTCTTGGACGCGCCGAAGCGGCTCGGTTCGTTCCTGGACGGGAAGTTCATCAAACTGCTGATGGCCCCGGCGAAGATGGGCGGCCGGGCGGGGATGAAGTTCCTCAACGTGGGCATGTCGATGATGACCGGCACCCTCGGCAAGCTGCTCGGCGGTCAATTCCTGCGCGACGTACAGACTTTCGTGGCGGCGATGGACACCATGTTCGGCGGCTTCCGTACCCGGGCCGATGCCACGTACAAACTTCTGCAGGCACCCGGTACGGCGTTCCTCGTCGTCGCGACACCGGAGTGGGACGCGCTGCGCGAAGCTGCGTACTTCGTGGAACGGCTGGCCGCGGAGGAGATGCCGCTGGCCGGTCTGGTGCTCAACCGCGTCCATGACAGCGGCGCCGCCCGGCTCTCCGCCGAGCGCGCCCTGGCAGCCGCAGAAAATCTTGACGGGGTCGGCATTGTGGATCAGCTGTCAGGGAAAGCTGGACTTGGTGACCCGGCCGAGTGGTCGGTCGCGCCTCCCAAAACCGATGGCACCCCGAATACCGCCCCCGCAGCCCTTCCTGATCATTCCGAGCACGAGGCCGAGCACAAGGACACCGAAGACCGCGAACCAGACCCGGATACAGACCCGGGCACAGACCAGGGATCAGACCCAGCAGAAGACCCGGTAGAAGATCCCGAGGCCGCTTCCGTCGAGCAGTTGACCGCAGGCCTGTTGCGACTGCATGCGGAACGAATGCAGGTAGTCGCGCGCGAACAGCGCACACGCGACCGCTTCACCGCGCTGCATCCCGAAGTAGCCGTGACCGAAGTGGCCGCGCTACCCGGTGACGTACATGACCTCGCGGGGCTCCGGGCCATCGGGGACCGGCTCGCGACCGGTTCCGCACCGGCCGGAGCTGCGTAG
- a CDS encoding NUDIX hydrolase produces the protein MSNGQWYPPEWPDRIRALAAGELTAATPRRAATVMLLRDPATGTEGGPAVHMLRRRASMAFAGGAYAYPGGGVDPRDDDRLVGWAGPALESWAARLGVDTPAEAQAIVCAAVRETYEEAGVLLAGPTADTVVSDTTGADWEADREALVGRELSFAEFLDRRGLVLRSDLLGAWARWITPEFEPRRYDTWFFVAALPEGQRTRNASTEADRTVWIGPGEAADGYDRGELLMMPPTVSTLRALRPYGTAAEALKAADSQDLTPVLAQARLEGDELVLSWPGHDEFTKHIPSGPAGAGGAGGAGGAGGAGGEAG, from the coding sequence ATGTCCAATGGTCAGTGGTACCCACCGGAATGGCCCGACCGGATCCGGGCACTCGCCGCGGGCGAGCTGACGGCCGCGACCCCGAGGCGGGCCGCCACCGTGATGCTGCTCCGGGACCCTGCCACGGGCACCGAGGGCGGCCCCGCGGTCCACATGCTGCGCCGCCGCGCCTCTATGGCCTTTGCCGGCGGCGCGTACGCCTATCCGGGTGGCGGAGTCGACCCGCGTGACGACGACCGGCTCGTCGGCTGGGCCGGACCCGCGCTGGAGAGCTGGGCCGCACGGCTCGGCGTCGATACACCGGCCGAGGCCCAGGCCATCGTCTGCGCGGCGGTCCGTGAGACGTACGAGGAGGCGGGCGTTCTCCTCGCCGGCCCGACCGCCGACACGGTCGTCAGCGACACCACCGGCGCCGACTGGGAGGCCGATCGCGAGGCACTGGTCGGGCGCGAGCTGTCCTTCGCGGAGTTCCTGGACCGGCGAGGTCTGGTGCTGCGCTCCGATCTGTTGGGCGCCTGGGCGCGCTGGATCACCCCCGAGTTCGAGCCGCGCCGCTACGACACGTGGTTCTTCGTCGCCGCGCTCCCCGAGGGCCAGCGCACCCGCAACGCCTCCACGGAGGCCGACCGTACGGTGTGGATCGGGCCCGGCGAGGCGGCCGACGGCTACGACCGGGGCGAGTTGCTGATGATGCCGCCGACCGTGTCGACGCTACGAGCGCTCAGGCCGTACGGGACAGCCGCCGAGGCCCTGAAGGCGGCGGATTCCCAGGACCTCACCCCCGTACTCGCACAGGCGCGGCTGGAGGGTGACGAGTTGGTGCTGAGCTGGCCGGGGCACGACGAGTTCACCAAGCACATCCCGAGCGGCCCTGCTGGTGCGGGTGGTGCGGGTGGTGCGGGTGGTGCGGGTGGTGCGGGAGGTGAAGCGGGATGA
- a CDS encoding NUDIX hydrolase yields the protein MKTHEQSTHQENTHGQNTNEQAAAEPIVDEQIVEAAAAPVVVHSVPVHRTTVGPASVSPAAAVAAAATAPAGSGHGGAITVTAEGLPDWLMPVARAAQAIEPDQLSRFLPPESGAGRQSAVLVLFGEGERGPELLLMERSGSLRSHAGQPSFPGGALDPEDGDQATTGPLRAALREAQEETGLDPRGVQLFAVLPRLYIPVSGFVVTPVLGWWRSPSPVGVVDPGETARVFTVPVADLTDPANRATTVHPSGHRGPAFLVESALVWGFTAGVIDRILHFAGWERPWDTAKQVPLDWRA from the coding sequence ATGAAGACGCACGAACAGAGCACGCACCAAGAGAACACCCACGGGCAGAACACGAACGAACAAGCTGCGGCCGAGCCGATCGTGGACGAGCAGATCGTGGAAGCGGCAGCCGCACCCGTGGTGGTGCATTCCGTGCCGGTCCACCGCACGACGGTGGGCCCCGCGTCCGTCAGCCCCGCGGCGGCGGTCGCAGCAGCGGCCACTGCCCCGGCAGGCTCCGGGCACGGCGGTGCCATCACCGTCACGGCCGAAGGCCTGCCCGACTGGCTCATGCCCGTGGCCCGCGCCGCGCAGGCCATCGAGCCGGACCAGCTCAGCCGCTTTCTGCCACCCGAGAGCGGCGCCGGGCGGCAGTCCGCCGTACTCGTACTGTTCGGGGAGGGCGAGCGCGGCCCTGAACTGCTCCTCATGGAGCGATCCGGAAGCCTGCGTTCCCACGCTGGGCAGCCATCCTTCCCCGGTGGCGCCCTGGACCCGGAGGACGGCGACCAGGCGACCACAGGGCCGCTCAGGGCCGCTCTGCGGGAAGCGCAGGAGGAGACCGGCCTCGATCCGCGCGGGGTCCAGCTCTTCGCCGTGCTGCCCCGGCTCTACATCCCCGTGAGCGGCTTCGTCGTGACACCGGTTCTCGGCTGGTGGCGGTCGCCGAGCCCGGTCGGGGTCGTCGATCCGGGTGAGACCGCCCGGGTCTTCACCGTTCCCGTGGCGGATCTCACGGATCCGGCCAACCGCGCGACCACGGTCCATCCGAGCGGCCACCGAGGCCCGGCATTTCTGGTCGAATCCGCCCTGGTCTGGGGTTTCACGGCCGGAGTGATCGACCGGATCCTGCACTTCGCGGGCTGGGAGCGCCCGTGGGACACAGCCAAGCAGGTGCCGCTCGACTGGCGCGCATGA
- the nth gene encoding endonuclease III has product MKPAASVKPAKSAESAKPGVKAGAKPKPESHLAMVRRARRINRELAELYPYAHPELDFRNPFELLVATVLSAQTTDLRVNQTTPALFAAYPTPEDMAAAVPEELEELIRPTGFFRAKTKSLIGLSMAIRDNFGGEVPGRLTDLVTLPGVGRKTANVVLGNAFGVPGITVDTHFARLVRRWKWTEQGSPEKIEAEIGAIFPKSEWTMLSHRVIFHGRRICHARKPACGACPIAPLCPAYGEGETDPEKARKLLKYEMGGQPGQRLSPPPGFPGKPATALGAD; this is encoded by the coding sequence GTGAAGCCCGCGGCGTCCGTGAAGCCCGCCAAGTCGGCTGAGTCCGCGAAGCCCGGAGTGAAAGCCGGTGCGAAACCGAAACCGGAATCGCATCTGGCGATGGTCCGCCGCGCCCGCAGGATCAACCGTGAGCTCGCCGAGCTGTACCCGTACGCCCACCCCGAGCTGGACTTCAGGAACCCCTTCGAGCTTCTCGTCGCCACGGTCCTCTCCGCCCAGACCACCGACCTGAGAGTCAATCAGACCACTCCCGCGCTCTTCGCCGCCTATCCCACCCCCGAGGACATGGCGGCGGCCGTTCCGGAGGAACTGGAAGAGCTCATCCGGCCGACCGGCTTCTTCCGGGCCAAGACGAAGTCGCTGATAGGCCTCTCCATGGCGATCAGGGACAATTTCGGTGGTGAGGTACCGGGCCGTCTCACTGATCTCGTCACGTTGCCGGGGGTCGGCCGCAAGACCGCCAACGTCGTGCTCGGGAATGCCTTCGGCGTCCCAGGCATCACCGTCGACACCCATTTCGCGCGCCTGGTCCGCCGCTGGAAGTGGACGGAACAGGGGAGCCCGGAGAAGATCGAGGCCGAGATCGGCGCGATCTTCCCCAAGAGCGAGTGGACGATGCTCTCCCACCGTGTGATCTTCCACGGCCGCCGCATCTGCCATGCCCGCAAGCCCGCCTGCGGGGCCTGCCCGATCGCCCCGCTCTGCCCCGCCTACGGGGAGGGCGAGACGGACCCGGAGAAAGCCAGAAAGCTGCTGAAGTACGAGATGGGCGGTCAGCCCGGTCAGCGGCTGAGTCCGCCGCCGGGCTTCCCGGGCAAGCCCGCGACGGCCCTCGGAGCCGATTGA
- a CDS encoding ArsA family ATPase, translating to MSRFQVVSGKGGTGKTTVAAALALALATEGRRTLLVEVEGRQGIAQLFETESLPYEERKIAVAPGGGEVYALAIDAERALLDYLQMFYKLGSAGRALKKLGAIDFATTIAPGVRDVLLTGKACEAVRRKDKQNRYVYDYVIMDAPPTGRITRFLNVNDEVAGLARIGPIHNQAQAVMRVLKSPETAVHLVTLLEEMPVQETADGIAELQAAELPVGRVIVNMVRPHLLDEDALRTAAGGRRKEIAKALTRAGVTGSAGLVRPLVEQAAEHAQRVELEREQRAVLADLELPGYELPLLGEGMDSAGLYDLATELRKQGVGNGEGQGQGVGT from the coding sequence GTGAGCAGGTTCCAGGTCGTCAGCGGCAAGGGTGGTACCGGTAAGACCACGGTCGCCGCCGCCCTCGCGCTCGCCCTCGCGACCGAGGGCAGGCGCACCCTCCTCGTGGAGGTCGAGGGCAGGCAGGGCATCGCCCAGCTCTTCGAGACGGAGTCCCTTCCGTACGAGGAGCGCAAGATCGCCGTCGCACCGGGCGGCGGCGAGGTGTACGCCCTCGCGATCGACGCCGAACGCGCCCTTCTCGACTACCTCCAGATGTTCTACAAGCTCGGCAGCGCGGGCCGCGCCCTCAAGAAGCTCGGCGCGATCGACTTCGCCACCACGATCGCGCCCGGTGTACGGGACGTGCTGCTGACCGGCAAGGCCTGCGAAGCCGTACGCCGCAAGGACAAGCAGAACCGGTACGTCTACGACTACGTGATCATGGATGCCCCGCCCACCGGACGCATCACCCGCTTCCTCAATGTGAATGACGAGGTGGCGGGGCTGGCCCGGATCGGCCCGATACACAATCAGGCGCAGGCCGTGATGCGGGTGCTGAAGTCCCCCGAGACCGCGGTCCATCTGGTGACGCTCCTGGAGGAGATGCCGGTCCAGGAGACCGCGGACGGCATCGCGGAGCTGCAGGCGGCCGAACTGCCGGTCGGCCGGGTCATCGTGAACATGGTGCGCCCGCATCTGCTGGACGAGGACGCGCTGCGCACCGCCGCCGGCGGCCGCCGCAAGGAGATCGCCAAGGCGCTGACCCGGGCGGGCGTGACCGGCTCCGCGGGGCTCGTGCGTCCCCTGGTTGAGCAGGCCGCCGAGCATGCCCAGCGGGTCGAGCTGGAGCGCGAACAGCGTGCGGTGCTCGCGGACCTGGAGCTGCCGGGGTACGAACTCCCGCTGCTCGGAGAGGGCATGGACTCGGCCGGGCTGTACGACCTGGCGACCGAACTACGCAAGCAGGGCGTGGGCAACGGGGAGGGACAGGGACAAGGGGTGGGCACATGA
- a CDS encoding RidA family protein, translating into MAGAVEAKLAELGLTLPDVVPPLASYQPAVRSGAYVYTSGQLPMVDGKLAVTGKVGGEVTAEEAKELAKICALNALAAVKSVAGDLDRIARVVKVVGFVASASDFTGQPAVINGASELLGAVLGDKGVHARSAVGVAVLPLDAPVEVEVQVELVDA; encoded by the coding sequence GTGGCGGGCGCCGTCGAGGCGAAGCTCGCCGAGCTCGGGCTGACGCTGCCGGACGTCGTACCGCCGCTGGCCTCGTACCAGCCGGCCGTGCGGTCGGGGGCTTACGTGTACACCTCCGGCCAGCTGCCGATGGTGGATGGCAAGCTCGCGGTCACCGGCAAGGTCGGTGGGGAGGTCACGGCCGAGGAGGCCAAGGAACTGGCGAAGATCTGCGCGCTCAACGCGCTGGCCGCGGTGAAGTCCGTCGCGGGCGATCTGGACCGGATCGCACGGGTCGTGAAGGTCGTGGGCTTCGTCGCCTCGGCATCCGACTTCACCGGGCAGCCCGCCGTGATCAACGGCGCCAGCGAGCTGCTGGGCGCGGTCCTCGGCGACAAGGGCGTGCACGCGCGCAGCGCGGTGGGCGTCGCGGTGCTGCCGCTTGACGCGCCGGTGGAGGTCGAGGTCCAGGTCGAGCTGGTCGACGCCTGA
- a CDS encoding DUF4177 domain-containing protein, which translates to MTKWEYATVPLLVHATKQILDTWGEDGWELVQVVPGPNNPEQLVAYLKREKA; encoded by the coding sequence ATGACCAAGTGGGAATACGCGACCGTGCCCCTTCTCGTGCACGCGACCAAGCAGATTCTGGACACCTGGGGCGAGGACGGCTGGGAGCTGGTCCAGGTCGTTCCCGGCCCGAACAACCCCGAGCAGCTCGTGGCCTACCTGAAGCGGGAGAAGGCGTAG
- a CDS encoding WhiB family transcriptional regulator: protein MGWVTDWSAQAACRTTDPDELFVQGAAQNRAKAVCTGCPVRTECLADALDNRVEFGVWGGMTERERRALLRRRPTVTSWRRLLETARSEYEQSAGILPVAIGLDDDELHERYAAVG from the coding sequence ATGGGCTGGGTAACCGACTGGAGTGCGCAGGCAGCCTGCCGCACTACCGATCCGGATGAACTGTTCGTACAAGGGGCAGCGCAGAACAGGGCCAAGGCGGTGTGCACCGGGTGTCCGGTGCGGACCGAGTGCCTGGCCGATGCGCTGGACAATCGCGTCGAATTCGGCGTGTGGGGCGGAATGACGGAGCGGGAGCGCCGCGCACTGCTGCGCAGGCGGCCCACCGTCACGTCGTGGCGCCGGCTGCTGGAGACCGCGCGCAGCGAGTACGAGCAGTCCGCGGGCATCCTGCCCGTGGCGATCGGGCTGGACGACGACGAACTGCACGAGAGGTATGCCGCGGTGGGATAG
- a CDS encoding MBL fold metallo-hydrolase, which yields MSDAHALPGQPRGGVLSGPATTRTVNVLAPNASPMTLDGTNTWIIAEPDSDLAVVIDPGPLDDIHLRAVIDTAERAGRRIALTLLTHGHPDHAEGAARFGELTRTKVRALDPALRLGDEGLTAGDVITTGGLELRVVPTPGHTADSLSFHLPADRAVLTGDTILGRGTTVVAHPDGRLGDYLDSLRRLRSLSVDDGVHTVLPGHGPVLDDAQGAVEFYLAHRAHRLAQVETAVEAGYRTASEVVARVYADVDRSLWPAAELSVLAQLEYLGEHGLI from the coding sequence ATGAGCGACGCGCACGCGCTGCCCGGACAGCCACGCGGCGGAGTTCTGTCCGGGCCCGCCACCACCCGTACCGTCAACGTCCTGGCCCCCAACGCCTCGCCGATGACGCTGGACGGCACCAACACCTGGATCATCGCCGAGCCCGACTCCGACCTCGCGGTCGTCATCGATCCGGGGCCGCTGGACGACATACATCTGCGGGCCGTCATCGACACCGCCGAGCGGGCGGGCCGCCGGATCGCGCTCACCCTGCTCACCCACGGGCACCCCGACCACGCGGAGGGCGCGGCACGCTTCGGGGAGCTGACCCGTACGAAGGTGCGGGCCCTGGACCCCGCGCTGCGGCTCGGCGACGAGGGGCTGACCGCGGGCGACGTGATCACCACCGGGGGTCTGGAGCTGCGTGTCGTGCCGACCCCGGGGCACACCGCGGACTCGCTCTCCTTCCACCTGCCGGCCGACCGGGCGGTGCTGACGGGGGACACGATCCTCGGACGCGGCACGACGGTCGTCGCGCATCCGGACGGGCGGCTCGGCGATTACCTGGACTCGCTGCGCAGGCTGCGCTCGCTGTCCGTCGACGACGGCGTGCACACGGTGCTGCCGGGACACGGCCCGGTGCTGGATGACGCGCAGGGCGCGGTCGAGTTCTACCTCGCGCACCGCGCGCACCGGCTGGCCCAGGTGGAGACGGCGGTCGAGGCGGGGTACCGGACGGCGTCGGAGGTGGTGGCGCGGGTGTACGCGGATGTGGACCGGTCCCTGTGGCCCGCGGCGGAACTCTCGGTGCTGGCGCAGCTGGAGTATCTGGGCGAGCACGGCCTGATCTAG
- a CDS encoding Crp/Fnr family transcriptional regulator: protein MDDVLRRAPLFAALDDEQAAELRASMSEVTLARGDALFHEGDPGDRLYVVTEGKVKLHRTSPDGRENMLAVLGPGELIGELSLFDPGPRTATATALTEVKLLGLGHGDLQPWLNVRPEVATALLRAVARRLRKTNDQMSDLVFSDVPGRVARALLDLSRRFGVQSEEGIHVVHDLTQEELAQLVGASRETVNKALADFAGRGWLRLEARAVILLDVERLAKRSR, encoded by the coding sequence GTGGACGACGTTCTGCGGCGCGCCCCGCTTTTCGCGGCGCTCGATGATGAGCAGGCCGCGGAGCTCCGCGCCTCGATGAGTGAGGTGACCCTCGCACGCGGCGACGCGCTCTTCCACGAGGGCGACCCGGGCGACCGCCTCTATGTGGTCACCGAGGGCAAGGTGAAGCTCCACCGCACCTCGCCGGACGGGCGCGAGAACATGCTGGCGGTCCTCGGCCCCGGCGAGCTGATCGGTGAGCTGTCGCTCTTCGACCCGGGCCCGCGCACCGCGACCGCGACCGCGCTGACCGAGGTCAAGCTCCTCGGTCTCGGTCACGGCGACCTCCAGCCCTGGCTGAACGTCCGCCCCGAGGTGGCCACGGCCCTGCTGCGAGCCGTCGCACGCCGGCTGCGCAAGACCAACGACCAGATGTCCGACCTGGTCTTCTCGGACGTACCGGGCCGTGTCGCCCGCGCCCTCCTCGACCTGTCGCGCCGCTTCGGCGTCCAGTCGGAGGAAGGTATCCATGTCGTCCACGACCTGACTCAGGAAGAGCTGGCCCAGCTGGTCGGCGCCTCCCGCGAGACGGTCAACAAGGCGCTCGCCGACTTCGCCGGACGCGGCTGGCTGCGCCTGGAGGCGCGCGCCGTGATCCTGCTGGACGTGGAGCGCCTGGCGAAGCGGTCCCGCTAG